In the Octadecabacter sp. SW4 genome, one interval contains:
- a CDS encoding DUF1467 family protein, giving the protein MGITSALVLFAVVWFMVFFVVLPLRMTTQGEAGEVVPGTHSSAPADPQLRRKARITTIWAFCIWAVIAGVILSGAITVRDLDWFNRMATPEVSVD; this is encoded by the coding sequence ATGGGCATTACATCGGCACTCGTTTTATTCGCGGTCGTGTGGTTCATGGTCTTCTTTGTCGTGCTGCCGTTGCGGATGACCACGCAGGGCGAAGCGGGCGAGGTCGTGCCCGGCACCCATTCAAGCGCGCCCGCAGATCCGCAATTGCGCCGCAAGGCCAGGATCACCACCATTTGGGCGTTTTGCATCTGGGCGGTGATCGCCGGGGTGATCCTGTCAGGCGCGATCACGGTGCGCGATCTGGACTGGTTCAACCGGATGGCAACGCCCGAGGTCAGCGTTGACTGA
- the mce gene encoding methylmalonyl-CoA epimerase, translating into MIGRLNHVAIAVPDLEAACAQYRGALGATVGAPQDEPDHGVTVVFIELPNTKIELLYPLGDASPIQGFLDKNPAGGIHHICYEVDDIIAARDRLTETGARVLGSGAPKIGAHGKPVLFLHPKDFNGCLIELEQV; encoded by the coding sequence ATGATTGGACGTTTGAACCATGTGGCGATTGCCGTGCCCGACCTTGAGGCGGCCTGCGCCCAGTATCGCGGGGCGTTGGGGGCCACGGTGGGCGCGCCGCAAGACGAGCCCGATCATGGCGTCACGGTCGTCTTTATCGAACTGCCCAATACCAAGATCGAGCTGCTTTATCCCTTGGGGGATGCCAGCCCCATCCAGGGATTTCTGGACAAGAACCCCGCAGGCGGGATTCACCATATCTGCTATGAGGTCGATGATATCATCGCGGCACGCGATCGCCTGACGGAAACCGGTGCGCGGGTGCTGGGCAGCGGCGCGCCCAAGATCGGCGCACACGGCAAGCCGGTGCTGTTTTTGCATCCCAAGGACTTTAATGGTTGCCTGATCGAGCTAGAACAGGTCTAG
- a CDS encoding nitroreductase encodes MPTANPAALDFLLTRRSRPAKTLTGPVPDRAGLDTLLTAAARTPDHGKLEPWRFIVLSGAALPRLAALVTTRAAALDIDADQIPKARAAFADAQLVVAVISAPVISAKVPDIEQTYSAGAVCLSLLNAALAAGWGANWLSGWASHDRTFVETGLGLAPHETVAGFIHIGTETTAPPERPRPDITAKTTWIDT; translated from the coding sequence ATGCCAACTGCAAACCCTGCCGCCCTCGATTTTCTGCTCACACGGCGCTCGCGCCCGGCAAAGACGCTGACAGGCCCCGTGCCTGACCGCGCGGGGCTGGATACCCTGCTGACAGCCGCCGCACGCACACCCGATCACGGCAAACTGGAACCCTGGCGCTTTATCGTGCTGTCGGGGGCCGCCCTGCCCCGGCTTGCCGCGCTTGTAACAACCCGCGCCGCCGCGCTCGATATCGACGCCGATCAAATCCCCAAGGCCCGCGCCGCCTTTGCCGATGCGCAACTGGTCGTGGCAGTGATCAGCGCGCCGGTGATCTCGGCCAAGGTGCCAGATATCGAACAGACCTACTCGGCCGGGGCCGTTTGCCTGTCGCTGCTCAATGCAGCGCTGGCCGCGGGATGGGGCGCGAACTGGCTGTCGGGCTGGGCCTCCCATGACCGGACCTTTGTTGAAACGGGGCTCGGCCTTGCGCCACATGAAACGGTCGCCGGGTTCATCCATATCGGCACGGAAACGACAGCCCCGCCGGAACGGCCACGCCCCGACATCACCGCCAAAACCACATGGATCGACACATGA
- a CDS encoding DUF1501 domain-containing protein, which yields MERRRFLMSGAALGCCAAASPLLTPVAFAAAPWDTRLVVIILRGAMDGLDVIQPYGDPALAGLRPNIGVGEAVDAIDLDGFFALHSALAPLHPLWLAGELGAVHAVSTPYRDKRSHFDGQDILEAGLPDLSGGGLRDGWLNRLLQQIPGLEADVAYAIGREQMLVLSGDAPAARWSPDARLNLSPQVRRLLEVVHHDDPLFQTASADAIAIAEELASDDAIAAAAQTETMMGDSPMMEGVSLSGDHVKLAEFAAGRLRADTRIASFSISGWDTHDNQRANLARALSRLSDTILTLRAGLGAAWGQTAVLCMTEFGRTARENGSRGTDHGTGGAMLFAGGAMKGGQVISDWPGLGEGDLYAGRDLLPTRDIRAYAAWVMRAATGLPAETFAGAVFPDLEMGSDPRLML from the coding sequence ATGGAGCGTCGCAGGTTTTTGATGTCGGGCGCGGCGCTGGGGTGTTGTGCAGCGGCCAGTCCGTTGCTGACGCCCGTGGCCTTTGCCGCCGCCCCTTGGGACACGCGGCTGGTTGTCATCATCTTGCGCGGGGCGATGGACGGGCTGGATGTGATCCAGCCTTATGGCGATCCCGCATTGGCGGGGTTGCGCCCCAATATTGGCGTGGGCGAGGCTGTCGATGCCATTGATCTGGATGGGTTTTTCGCACTGCACTCGGCGCTTGCGCCATTGCATCCGCTGTGGTTGGCGGGGGAACTGGGCGCGGTGCATGCGGTGTCCACGCCATATCGCGACAAGCGCAGCCATTTTGACGGGCAGGATATTCTGGAAGCCGGGTTGCCGGACCTGAGTGGTGGCGGGTTGCGCGACGGGTGGCTGAACCGCTTGTTGCAGCAAATTCCGGGGCTTGAGGCGGATGTGGCCTATGCGATCGGGCGTGAACAAATGCTGGTATTGTCGGGCGATGCCCCTGCGGCACGCTGGTCGCCGGATGCGCGCTTGAATCTGTCGCCGCAGGTGCGCCGATTGCTTGAGGTCGTGCATCATGACGATCCATTGTTTCAAACGGCCAGCGCCGATGCGATCGCCATCGCCGAGGAACTGGCCAGCGACGACGCGATTGCGGCCGCGGCGCAAACCGAAACGATGATGGGCGACAGCCCGATGATGGAGGGGGTGAGCCTGTCGGGGGATCACGTGAAACTGGCGGAATTTGCTGCCGGGCGGCTGCGCGCGGATACGCGGATCGCCAGCTTTTCGATCAGCGGATGGGACACCCATGACAACCAGCGCGCCAATCTTGCGCGTGCACTGTCGCGCCTTAGCGATACAATTCTGACCCTGCGCGCCGGATTGGGCGCGGCCTGGGGGCAAACGGCGGTGCTGTGCATGACCGAATTTGGCCGCACAGCGCGCGAAAACGGATCGCGCGGCACTGATCACGGCACGGGTGGTGCGATGTTGTTTGCGGGGGGCGCGATGAAGGGCGGGCAGGTGATCAGCGACTGGCCCGGTCTGGGCGAGGGCGATCTTTACGCGGGGCGTGATTTGCTGCCCACGCGCGACATTCGTGCTTATGCGGCCTGGGTGATGCGGGCGGCGACGGGCCTGCCCGCCGAAACCTTCGCGGGCGCGGTGTTCCCCGATCTTGAGATGGGGAGCGATCCGCGCCTGATGTTATAG
- a CDS encoding response regulator yields the protein MDDHDDFMMTRPPTARRPLLGLTVLVVEDSRFACEAMRLLCLRSGARIRRADSLQHARRHLAVYRPAVVIVDLGLPDGSGESLIADLAMGVPRVDVVLGTSGDTDGKERALAAGADGFFAKPVASLAQFQQAILAHLPADRQPNAPWVLSDEYVAPDLMAYRDDLAHVADVLNGEEDRSIDYVTQFLSGVAQSANDTGLGDAVGSLARARETGGTTRSEVARLAAIVQERLSTNSPL from the coding sequence ATGGACGACCATGATGATTTCATGATGACACGGCCACCCACCGCGCGGCGCCCGCTTTTGGGGCTGACGGTGCTTGTGGTCGAAGACAGCCGCTTTGCCTGTGAAGCAATGCGCCTTTTATGCCTGCGCTCGGGCGCGCGAATCCGCCGCGCCGACAGCCTGCAACATGCACGCCGACACCTGGCGGTCTATCGCCCCGCCGTGGTGATCGTCGATCTGGGCCTGCCCGATGGGTCGGGCGAATCCCTGATCGCCGATCTGGCGATGGGTGTGCCGCGGGTCGATGTAGTGCTTGGCACCAGCGGCGACACGGACGGCAAGGAACGCGCCCTGGCCGCCGGTGCTGACGGCTTCTTTGCCAAACCCGTGGCCTCGCTTGCGCAGTTCCAGCAGGCGATCCTCGCGCATCTGCCCGCTGATCGCCAGCCAAACGCGCCCTGGGTGCTGTCGGATGAATATGTCGCGCCCGATCTGATGGCGTATCGCGATGATCTTGCGCATGTGGCCGATGTGCTGAACGGCGAAGAGGACCGCTCGATTGACTATGTCACGCAATTCCTCTCCGGCGTCGCCCAAAGCGCCAATGACACCGGCCTCGGTGATGCGGTCGGCTCGCTTGCGCGCGCGCGTGAAACCGGTGGCACGACCCGCTCCGAAGTGGCGCGCCTTGCCGCCATCGTGCAAGAGCGGCTGTCCACCAACAGCCCCCTGTAA
- a CDS encoding EI24 domain-containing protein: MIFQDISKAIAQFSDARFRRVLLLGVGLTLALFAVSGFGVWQLLNWIDIENVSWPFFGEIAWLSYVLGVIMAALSLFLWVFLMIPVASAITSVFLDDVAQAVEDKHFPHLPAPPKMPLSVAVKDTLGFLGVLIGANILALMLYIMLPFAAPFIFYALNGFLLGREYFTLAATRREGRAGARALRSRFANEIWIAGCLMAIPLTIPVLNLFVPILGAATFTHMYHRLSQR; this comes from the coding sequence ATGATCTTTCAGGACATCTCCAAGGCCATCGCACAGTTTTCCGATGCGCGCTTCCGGCGTGTGTTGCTTTTGGGGGTCGGGCTGACACTGGCACTTTTCGCGGTCAGCGGCTTTGGCGTCTGGCAGTTGCTGAACTGGATCGACATCGAAAACGTGTCCTGGCCGTTCTTTGGTGAAATCGCCTGGCTGTCCTATGTGCTGGGCGTGATCATGGCCGCGCTCAGCCTGTTTCTCTGGGTGTTCCTGATGATCCCGGTCGCCTCTGCGATCACCTCGGTGTTTCTTGACGACGTTGCGCAGGCGGTCGAGGACAAACACTTTCCCCATCTGCCCGCACCGCCGAAAATGCCGCTCTCGGTGGCGGTCAAAGACACGCTGGGCTTTCTTGGGGTGCTGATCGGGGCCAATATTCTGGCACTGATGCTTTATATCATGCTGCCCTTTGCCGCGCCGTTCATCTTTTATGCGCTGAACGGCTTTCTGCTGGGGCGGGAATACTTCACGCTGGCGGCAACCCGGCGCGAAGGGCGCGCGGGCGCACGGGCGCTACGGAGCCGTTTTGCCAATGAAATCTGGATTGCGGGGTGCCTCATGGCGATCCCGCTGACGATCCCCGTGCTCAATCTGTTCGTGCCAATACTGGGTGCTGCGACTTTCACGCATATGTATCACCGTCTCAGTCAACGCTGA
- a CDS encoding Flp family type IVb pilin — protein sequence MERFINRFWGDEDGNVTIDWIVLTAGIVMLGAAVMLAVGPTTQDLATGTTDKIDQIEMGI from the coding sequence ATGGAACGCTTTATCAATCGCTTTTGGGGCGACGAAGACGGCAACGTCACAATCGACTGGATCGTACTGACGGCTGGCATCGTGATGCTTGGCGCAGCTGTCATGCTAGCTGTCGGGCCAACAACCCAGGATCTTGCCACCGGTACAACCGACAAGATCGACCAGATCGAGATGGGCATCTAA
- a CDS encoding DUF1800 family protein, whose product MPDARAKHAYSGTNKGDPRVPFDPIIAEIRFGMGLSPRIAPPVSQDAMLARLRGPDDAAARFVIPLWADTYPSPRDYRDLAQVRRAARGTDREAEVLDQQRAMRAAGRDMRGATFAAHLARAATTSDGMRERLTRFWADHFTVRAVTGVTRHLVSPYVEEAIRPHVMGRFSDILRAVTTHPMMLVYLDQHLSMGPNSRTALRRNRGLNENLARELLELHTLGVGASYTQTDVRELAELLTGLSYSPKNGFAFLRNIAEPGPEVVLGKTYGGDVPRLDDILTALDDLAMHPDTARHIGRKLAVHFVADDPPVGLVDDLAAVFAETGGDLDAVVAVLLRHPAAWDVTRAKVKPPFGFVASAVRALDIDVDALAAMSFNEGRAAFGRHLAVMGQPWEEPVGPDGWPEDGPSWITPQGMAGRITWSMIIPQRLRDDLPDPRAFVVTALGPEADPAVVFAAGAAEDRAAGVGLVLASAAFQRR is encoded by the coding sequence TTGCCAGACGCGCGTGCCAAGCATGCCTATAGTGGCACCAACAAGGGAGACCCGCGCGTGCCGTTTGATCCGATCATCGCCGAGATCCGTTTTGGCATGGGGCTGTCGCCTCGTATCGCGCCGCCGGTTTCGCAGGACGCGATGCTGGCGCGGTTGCGTGGGCCCGATGATGCGGCGGCACGCTTTGTGATACCGTTGTGGGCTGACACCTATCCTTCACCGCGTGACTACCGCGATCTGGCGCAGGTGCGTCGGGCAGCGCGCGGCACTGACCGCGAGGCGGAGGTGCTGGACCAACAACGTGCCATGCGCGCAGCCGGACGGGATATGCGGGGGGCGACATTTGCCGCCCATCTGGCCCGCGCCGCCACCACAAGCGATGGTATGCGCGAACGGCTGACGCGGTTCTGGGCGGACCATTTCACGGTGCGCGCGGTCACAGGTGTCACCCGTCATCTGGTATCACCCTATGTCGAAGAAGCGATCCGCCCGCATGTCATGGGGCGATTTTCAGATATATTACGGGCAGTTACCACTCATCCGATGATGCTGGTCTATCTTGATCAACATCTGTCAATGGGCCCCAACAGTCGCACTGCGCTGCGCCGCAATCGCGGGCTGAACGAAAACCTGGCGCGTGAATTGCTGGAACTGCACACGCTGGGTGTCGGGGCCAGTTACACGCAGACAGATGTGCGTGAACTGGCGGAATTGCTGACGGGGCTGTCCTATAGCCCCAAGAACGGCTTTGCATTTTTGCGCAACATTGCCGAACCGGGACCCGAGGTGGTTTTGGGCAAAACCTATGGCGGCGATGTCCCGCGCCTTGATGATATACTGACCGCGCTGGACGACCTGGCGATGCACCCCGATACGGCGCGCCATATCGGACGCAAACTGGCGGTGCATTTCGTGGCGGACGATCCGCCTGTGGGGCTGGTTGACGATTTAGCGGCGGTGTTTGCCGAGACGGGTGGCGATCTGGACGCCGTTGTCGCGGTGCTGTTGCGCCACCCGGCGGCATGGGACGTGACCAGGGCCAAGGTGAAGCCGCCGTTTGGGTTTGTCGCCTCGGCGGTCAGGGCGCTTGATATCGACGTGGATGCTCTCGCGGCGATGTCGTTCAACGAGGGGCGCGCTGCATTCGGGCGACATTTGGCGGTGATGGGCCAGCCTTGGGAAGAACCCGTTGGCCCGGACGGGTGGCCCGAAGACGGGCCATCATGGATCACGCCGCAGGGCATGGCTGGGCGCATAACATGGTCGATGATCATTCCCCAACGGTTGCGCGACGATCTGCCCGACCCGCGCGCGTTTGTGGTCACTGCGCTGGGGCCGGAGGCCGATCCGGCGGTGGTCTTCGCGGCCGGTGCCGCCGAAGATCGTGCGGCTGGGGTCGGCCTTGTGCTGGCGTCGGCCGCATTTCAAAGGAGGTAG